A single Chlamydia suis DNA region contains:
- a CDS encoding cytochrome ubiquinol oxidase subunit I, whose amino-acid sequence MSAEILARVQFALFIGFHYLFVPISLGLSMMIVLMEGLYLFTKKSIYNQLTWFWIKIFTLTFVVGVVTGIMQIFSFGANWSRFAEYTGNIFGMFLGSEGMFAFFLESGFLGVLLFGRHKVSKKMHFFAACMVALGAHMSAFWIVCANSWMQTPAGYEMVMRNGVLVPQMTSFWAAVLSPSALQRFTHVVLGAWLSGIFLVLSVSAHYLRKKRHTEFAEKGLKLGVFTALIVLMLQLWSADVTARGVAKHQPAKLAAFEGVFKTQEHTPIYLFGVVDMKNERVIGIPIPSGLSLLVHRNAKTPVKGLDQFPKDEWPNVAFVFQTYHLMVMLWGVMLLLALIALAVHKKKTWACRKGILWILSLSVFCPELCNEIGWISTEVGRQPWVVYGLLKTKDATSPIVHSGQIWQSLILFSIVFICLLSLFVSLLLKKIGEGPDEKDLIERDL is encoded by the coding sequence ATGAGTGCTGAGATATTGGCGAGGGTGCAATTTGCGCTGTTTATTGGGTTTCACTATCTCTTTGTTCCTATTAGTTTAGGATTAAGCATGATGATAGTTCTTATGGAAGGGCTCTACCTGTTTACGAAAAAAAGCATTTATAACCAATTGACTTGGTTTTGGATTAAAATTTTCACTCTGACTTTTGTGGTTGGGGTTGTTACTGGAATCATGCAAATTTTTTCTTTCGGAGCCAATTGGTCTCGATTTGCAGAATATACAGGGAATATCTTTGGCATGTTCTTAGGAAGCGAAGGCATGTTTGCTTTTTTCTTGGAATCAGGGTTTCTAGGAGTCTTGTTATTCGGTCGACATAAGGTATCCAAGAAAATGCATTTTTTCGCAGCTTGTATGGTAGCTTTAGGGGCGCATATGAGCGCTTTTTGGATTGTTTGTGCAAATTCTTGGATGCAGACTCCTGCTGGTTATGAAATGGTTATGCGTAATGGAGTTTTGGTTCCTCAAATGACTTCTTTTTGGGCTGCGGTATTATCTCCTTCTGCTTTGCAGCGTTTCACGCATGTTGTCCTTGGAGCTTGGTTATCAGGAATATTTCTTGTTTTATCGGTAAGCGCTCATTATTTGCGCAAAAAGCGTCATACAGAGTTCGCGGAAAAAGGATTGAAGCTGGGGGTGTTTACAGCTTTGATTGTTTTGATGTTACAGCTTTGGTCGGCAGATGTCACAGCTCGAGGAGTTGCTAAGCATCAGCCCGCAAAACTTGCTGCTTTTGAAGGAGTTTTTAAAACTCAAGAACATACGCCGATCTACTTGTTCGGCGTTGTTGATATGAAAAACGAGCGCGTTATTGGCATTCCAATTCCTTCCGGATTATCTCTTTTGGTTCATCGAAATGCGAAAACTCCCGTTAAAGGCCTAGACCAGTTTCCCAAAGATGAGTGGCCAAATGTGGCTTTTGTTTTTCAAACGTATCACTTAATGGTCATGTTATGGGGAGTTATGCTCCTTTTAGCTTTGATAGCTTTGGCTGTGCACAAGAAGAAAACTTGGGCGTGTAGGAAGGGAATTTTATGGATACTTTCGCTTTCTGTATTCTGTCCTGAGTTGTGTAACGAAATCGGCTGGATCTCTACAGAAGTAGGCCGTCAGCCTTGGGTTGTTTATGGTTTGTTAAAAACTAAAGATGCAACGTCACCTATCGTTCATTCTGGACAAATTTGGCAGTCTTTAATTCTGTTTTCAATCGTTTTTATCTGTTTATTGAGTCTTTTCGTTTCGCTTCTTTTGAAAAAAATTGGCGAGGGACCTGATGAAAAAGATCTTATAGAAAGAGATTTGTGA
- the cdaA gene encoding diadenylate cyclase CdaA, with protein MFVGIMYYATPLLEIALIWVVLNYLLKFFWGTAAMDLVFGLLSFLCLFVLAEKLHLPVIRNLMLHVVNIAAIVVFIIFQPEIRLALSRVRLRRGKFVINLQDEFIDHFTACVYRMAERQIGALIVLENERLLNELLNLSAVKINADFSEELLEAIFEPSSHLHDGAVLMKGETISYARVILPLAHDTTQLSRSMGTRHRAALGASQRTDALVVVVSEETGAVSLARDGILTRGVKMDRFKAILRSILTRNERKTNPIISWMRKK; from the coding sequence ATGTTCGTAGGTATAATGTATTACGCCACACCTCTGTTGGAGATAGCTTTAATTTGGGTGGTCCTCAATTACTTACTAAAGTTTTTCTGGGGAACAGCAGCTATGGACTTAGTCTTTGGTCTGCTCTCTTTTCTTTGTCTATTTGTTCTTGCAGAAAAGCTTCATCTCCCTGTTATTCGCAATCTGATGCTCCATGTAGTCAATATTGCGGCAATCGTAGTGTTTATTATCTTTCAACCAGAAATTCGTCTTGCGCTCTCTAGGGTGCGCTTACGCAGAGGAAAATTCGTAATCAACCTGCAAGACGAATTTATTGATCATTTTACGGCCTGCGTTTATCGCATGGCCGAACGACAAATAGGAGCTCTTATCGTACTGGAGAACGAGCGTCTCTTAAATGAGCTGCTGAATCTCTCTGCTGTAAAAATCAATGCGGACTTTTCTGAAGAACTGCTTGAAGCCATCTTCGAACCGTCTTCCCATTTACATGACGGCGCTGTTCTGATGAAAGGAGAAACTATCTCCTACGCACGAGTGATTCTCCCTCTTGCCCATGATACCACACAACTCTCACGCTCCATGGGGACTCGCCATCGAGCAGCACTGGGTGCTAGTCAACGCACCGATGCTCTCGTAGTTGTTGTGTCGGAAGAGACCGGAGCTGTCTCTTTAGCCCGAGATGGGATCTTAACTCGCGGAGTGAAAATGGATAGATTTAAAGCCATTTTACGAAGTATTCTAACTCGCAATGAACGAAAGACAAACCCTATTATCTCCTGGATGCGTAAAAAATGA